Proteins encoded within one genomic window of Paroedura picta isolate Pp20150507F chromosome 17, Ppicta_v3.0, whole genome shotgun sequence:
- the SSTR5 gene encoding somatostatin receptor type 5, with the protein MDPLHFPSPLGTEPSSLGEANASLRAEPGNGTHPGYPLPPEIQSVLIPIIYLLVCAVGLSGNTLVIYVVLRYAKMKTVTNIYILNLAVADVLFMLGLPFLATQNAISYWPFGSFLCSLVTAFDGINQFTSIFCLTVMSLDRYVAVVHPIKSTKWRRPRVAKLVSVAVWTLSFLVALPIVIFADVQEELHTCNMNWPDPVEVWSAVFIVYTSVLGFFGPLLVISLCYLLIVVKVKSSGIRVGSTRRRRSERKVTRMVVVIVLVFVFCWLPFYTVNIVNLVFILPEVPALVGVFSCVVILSYANSCANPFLYGFLSDNFRQSFQKALCLRKGNGVEDGDPTDHRLHKSSCLQEVMLLQRSVDSNGHMQTSKV; encoded by the coding sequence ATGGATCCGCTGCATTTCCCCTCCCCGCTGGGCACGGAGCCGAGTTCTCTGGGGGAGGCCAACGCCTCCTTGCGGGCAGAGCCAGGCAACGGCACCCACCCgggctaccccctcccccccgagatCCAGTCTGTCCTCATCCCCATCATCTACCTCCTGGTCTGCGCCGTCGGGCTGAGCGGGAACACCCTGGTCATCTACGTGGTCCTGCGCTACGCCAAGATGAAGACGGTCACCAACATCTACATCTTGAACCTGGCCGTTGCCGACGTACTCTTCATGCTGGGCTTGCCGTTCCTGGCCACGCAGAACGCCATCTCCTACTGGCCCTTCGGctccttcctctgcagcctgGTGACGGCTTTCGACGGCATCAACCAGTTCACCAGCATCTTCTGCCTGACGGTCATGAGCCTGGACCGCTACGTGGCCGTGGTCCACCCCATCAAGTCCACCAAGTGGCGCCGGCCGAGAGTGGCCAAGCTGGTCAGCGTGGCCGTGTGGACGCTCTCCTTCCTGGTGGCCCTCCCCATCGTCATCTTCGCCGACGTCCAGGAAGAGCTGCACACCTGCAACATGAACTGGCCCGACCCAGTGGAGGTCTGGTCCGCCGTCTTCATCGTCTACACGTCCGTCTTGGGGTTCTTCGGCCCGCTGCTGGTCATCTCCCTCTGCTACTTGCTGATCGTCGTCAAGGTCAAGTCGTCCGGGATCCGAGTGGGCTCCACCCGGCGGCGGCGGTCCGAGCGGAAGGTGACGCGGATGGTGGTCGTCATCGTCCTGGTCTTCGTCTTCTGCTGGCTGCCCTTCTACACCGTCAACATCGTCAACCTGGTCTTCATTCTGCCCGAGGTGCCCGCCCTGGTGGGGGTCTTCTCCTGCGTGGTGATCCTCTCGTACGCCAACAGCTGCGCCAACCCCTTCCTCTACGGCTTCCTCTCGGACAACTTCAGGCAGAGCTTCCAGAAGGCCTTGTGCCTCCGCAAGGGGAACGGCGTGGAGGACGGAGACCCCACGGACCACCGGCTGCACAAGagcagctgcctgcaggaggtGATGCTTCTCCAGCGGAGCGTCGACTCCAACGGACACATGCAGACCAGCAAGGTGTAG